The following nucleotide sequence is from Desulfuromonadales bacterium.
GATGGCAACCACCATCCAGGAGTTCCTGATGAGCGCCGAGTACATCCTGGCCGAGGGGAACCGCCGGGTGATCCTCTGCGAACGGGGAATCCGCACCTTCGAGACCGCCACCCGCAACACGCTCGACATCTCCGCGGTGCCGGTGCTCAAGGCGCAGACCCACCTGCCGGTGGTAATCGACCCATCGCACGCCACGGGGCACGCCCATCTGGTGCCGTCGATGTGCTATGCGTCGGTGGCCGCCGGGGCTGACGGGCTGATCGTCGAGGTGCATCCGAACCCGGAAAAGGCCGCCAGCGACGGCCCCCAGTCCCTGCGCCCCGCAGACTTCGCGGTGATGATGGGAAAACTGCGCCAGTTCGCAGCTGTGGCGGAAAGAAAATTGTAGGGGCGGACTGCTTCCGCCCTGGGCGCATGCAATGCGCCCCTACCATGGAGAAAAGCGATGTTTTTCATCCCCTTGTCCCAGGTTGAAAGTGTCGAGCTGGTTATTCATGCGTTGCGGATGGCGGGCGGCCAGGCGGACTGTTCGAGCTGCCCTGCCGTCCGGGTCTGCATGAAGCAGTGCCTCACCATCGCCGAAGCCATCCAGAGGATGATTCAAGCAGGGACGCTGCCGGTATTCGGCGAGGAGCCAGGACCCGAGCCGCAACCCGCTGGTCCGGCTCCTGACAAGGCGCGGCTGCAGGTGGTGAAGTAGAAGTGATCCCCATGCAGCCGGGGTGTCTACAGCGTTGACAGGGAAGGATAAAAGGACTAAACTCCCTTCTTTTCGAAGCGGCCGGGCACTTCATTCCGGCCCGTAAAATCGACATCCCGTCAGCGGAAGGAGCACCGATGAAGGTTCTCGTCACCGATGAAATTTCCCGCGAGGGGCTGCAGCCCCTCCTTGAAGACTCCCGGATCGAGCTGGACGTGCGGTTGGGGCTGCCGGTCAACGAGTTACACCAGTTGATCGGTGGTTACGAGGCGATCATTACCCGGAGCGGTACCCGCGTCGACCCGGCGCTGCTCGATCACAGCCGGCAGTTGAAGATTATTGCCCGGGCCGGCGTCGGCATCGACAACGTCGATGTCGAGTATGCCAGCAACAAGGGGATCATCGTCGTCAACGCCCCTTTCGGCAACGTCAACTCGGCCGCCGAGCACACTATGTCCCTCCTGCTCAGCCTCTGCCGCAATGTGACGGTGGCCAACCAGAGTCTGAAGAGCGGGGAGTGGAAACGGGCGCCCTTCACCGGCTACGAGCTCAAAGGCAAGACCATCGGCGTGATCGGCATCGGCAAGGTCGGCGGTCGCGTCGCCTTGCGCTGCAAGGCCTTCGAGGCCGAGGTGATCGCCTGCGACCCCTACGTTTCAGAGAAGCGCGCCGACGACCTCGGCGTCAGGCTGGTCCCCCTCGAGGACATTGTCCGCTACGCTGACATCATCACCGTTCACACCCCGCTCAACGAGGAGACCGAAGGGATGATCACCGCCGAGCATTTCGGGCGGATGAAGGACGGCGTGATCATTGTCAACTGCGCGCGGGGCGGAATCATCGACGAAGCGGCGATGCTTGCTGCCCTGGAGAGCGGCAAGGCCGCCGGCGCCGCCTTCGATGTCTGGAGCGAGGAACCGCCACAGACCGAGGTCCTCAAGAAGCTCATCGCCCACCCGCGGATGGTGGTCACCCCCCACCTCGGAGCCAATACCTTCGAGGCGCAGAAAAACGTGGCGATCGACGTCAGTCGCGAGATCATCAACTACCTTGACGGCCGGCCGCTGGAGAATGCCGTTAACATCCCCAGGTTCGACCCCGACCTGATGGAGCACATGAAGCCCTTTCTCGGCCTGGTCGGCAGGGCCGGCGAGTTCGTCTCCCAGCTCGCCCCGCCCAATCCCAAGAAGGTCGTCTTCGCCTACAACGGCAAGCTTGCCCGATACGACTGCGCGCCCCTCACCGTCTGCGGTCTGGCCGCCCTGCTCGGCCGCCACACCGCGCAGGAGGTGAACATGGTCAACGCCCGGCTGGTAGCCAAGAGCATGGGGATCGCGGTCGAAGAGGTGCGCACCACCGAGTCGGAGTCCTTCTCCAACCTGGTGACCCTGACCATCGAGTCGCCCGAGGGGAACCGCACCATTGCCGCCACCCTCTTCGAGGGGATTCCGAAGATCGTCAAGCTGCGTGATTTTCTTACCGACTTCACCCCTGAAGAACACATGCTGGTCATCACCTATGCCGACAAGCCGGGGCTGATCGGCAAGATCGGCACCATCCTCGGCGAGGCCGGCATCAACATTGGCTCGATGAACCTGGGACGCCGGGCCAAGGCCGGTGAGGCGATGGTCGTTCTCTCTCTAGACACGCCCGCCGACGAGGCAACCATCCAGAAACTTGCCGCCGCGGTGGAGGCCCATTTCATCAAGGCTGTGCTTATGAAGGTCTAGGGGCGCGGCTTCAGGGTACGTAACCAGTGACAGCAAAAAAAGCGCAGCGGCCTTGCCAGGGGCCGCTGCGCTTTTTTCAGGGCTGGTGTCAGGAAGGTTCCGGAAAGGCACTTAGCAGAAGGGTGCGGCCAGGTGACGGGATCAGTCCGCCGTCCCCACCAGCAGGCTGCGGCCGACCCAGCGCTTGGCGAACTGAAAAGCGGTGCGTCCGCAGCGTTTACTCTTCTCATGCGACCAAGCAATGGCCGCCTCTTCGGTATCCGCAGCCCAGGCCAGGGTCGAGCCGTTCTGCGCCGCCAGGTTGTCGATGCACTGGCGCACCACTCGCAGGTACTGCTCCTGAGAGAAGACGCGAAAGGAGACCCAGAGACCGAAGCGGTCGGATAGGGATATCTTCTCTTCCACCCCTTCGCCGTGGTGGATCTCGTTGTTGACCAGCTTCGAGCCGAGGTTGTCGGTGGGGTACTCGGGGAGCAGATGGCGGCGGTTGGAGGTGACATAGATCAGGCTGTTCTCCGGTGCCGCGTAGACCGAGCCGTCGAGGGCGCTCTTGAGAATCTTGTAGCTCTTCTCCCCCGGCTCGAAGGAGAGGTCGTCGCAGAAAAGGATGAAACGGAAGGGCTGGTCCTGAATGCGGCTGAAGATGTCGGGGAGAAACGGCAGGTCGTCCTTGTCGATCTGGATAACGCGCAGCCCCTGCGGGGCGTAGGTGTTGAGCAGGGCGCGGATCAGCGACGACTTGCCGGTGCCGCGTGACCCCCAAAGCAGGGTGTTGTTGGCCGGGTAGCCCTTGAGGAACTGGCGGGTGTTTTCGACCACGGCCCGTTTCTGCTCGTCAATTCCCAAAAGGTCATCGAGGACGATGGGGTCGAGATTCGGTGCCGGTTCGAGATAGCCGGCCAGCGAGTGGCGCCGCCAGTTGGCGGCGATGCAGCGGTTCCAGTCGATCTCGGCGACGGGTTTTGGGAGCATCGGCTCGACGGCGGCGAGCACCCGCCGCAGCCGTTCAACCAGGTCGGGATCAAGGGGCATGAAGAGCCTCCAGCCGTAAGATGGTCACCGGCCAGTTATGCCGGCAGGTCATCATACCGCCAACGATGAGGCAAAGACAAGACGTTGGGCAATTAAACGCAGTTTTCCGGGCGCTTCCGCCGTCAAGTCTCGGATGACTGTTGTCCATCATTTTTCCGGTATACTTGGGCCAGGCGGAACCCTTTTGGCCGTCGCTGCAGCCGAGGAGAAGAGAAATGGATAAAAAATCGAAAGCCGCCGCAACGTACAATACCTGTACCGGTCCCCAGCAGCACCGAGACCATCTCTGCCACCTGATGGAAAAGGGGCTGACCGGGGAGGTTCGCCGGCGCTCCGACCGTCCGGCCTATCTTTGCGCCAACTGCGGTGCCCGGGCCAACGAAGCGGTCGATCTTTGCAATCCCGAATCGCTCAAGCCTTGAGCCCGGCCGGATTCAGATGGAATAGAAAAGCCGCGCCTTTTCGATGCCAGGGCGGCGAGGCGGCACGACAACAGGCGGACCGGAAGGTCCACCTGTTGTCGTGATGGTCTTCAATCCCTGGGCAGGTGCCTATTTCGGTTTGGCTGTCCGCAGCACAGGGTAGTACTGGGTGAAGATCAGGTCCTGGGCAGCGCTCTTCTGGTGGCAGGGGCTGCACGCCTCGGTCGGCTGCACCTTGGCGGTCGGCAGCAGCGATTTTCCGTCCGCAGCGTCGAAGCTGAAGTAGCCCCAGTTGCCGGGCTCGTTGGCAAAGCGCACCGAATTTTTGACGGAAACCGCCAAGCCGATGAATTCACCGGGGAAGTAACCATTGCCGCTTGCCCCCATCTTCGCTCCGACGCTAACCAGTTCCTTGACAATCACTGTGCCGTCGCGGAATTTGCCGGTTTCCTGGTATTGTTTGAAGCTGCCCGGATCGATGTAGACGTGGTGGAACTCGGGGAAGGCGGCCTTGCCGCCGTTCATGTCGTTTGGGGTCACCGGGGCGCCGACAAATACCCACTGGCGATAACCTTCCGGCAAGGCGAGATTCCCCTGCGCGTCGAAGCTGGCCACCCCGAGCACTCCCTTCTCCTTGGCCACATCCTTGATGATGTCCATCATCTCTTTTTCCGCGGCTGCCGCAGGTCCAGCGGCCATGCCGAGGACCACAACCAGAATGGCGCTCAGGGTGAAAAGCTTGCACTGCAGAGATTGCCTGGTCATTTTGCACCTCCCTTTTGACGGATTGGCGGGACGCGCCCCGCAACGGAACGATTACAAGTGAAGCAGCAAATTGGCATCCGTCAAGGGGTCCGTCGAGACCGCGTGAGGTCCATTGCGGGGAGAACGCTAAGCTCGGTTTTGCCCTGCGCGGGTTGCTTGGCGCCCCGTCACACATGGTTTCGTTTGCCCTGACATTCGCCGGTCCTCTTGCCGAAAGCTAACTGCCGGGCGGTTTCTCCCCATGGTTGTTTTGTTGAGTGGCAAAGATGCCCTGCCCGGTGAAAATCCCCTGGGCCGGCATTCGGGTTGACAGCCCTGGCCCGCTCGGGTTATCAAGGGGATATATCCCAACGCGGAAAGGAAGATGTGCATGATCCGGGCTGACCAGGGGGACATCGTCAAGGTGCATTATACCGGCCGGCTGGCCGACGGAACGGTGTTCGACGCCTCGCCGGCGGACCGCCCGCTCCATTTCATCATCGGCAAGGAAGAGGTCATCCCCGGCTTTGAGGCGGCGGTGACCGGCATGTACCTGGGCGAGAAAAAAAGCGTGACCATCCCGGCCGAACAGGCCTACGGGCCGCACCATGAGCGGCATGTCGATACGGTGGAGCGCAGCCGGCTGCCCGCCGGCCTCGAGCTGCAGGTCGGCCGGCAGCTCGAGATCACCTGTGCGGATGACGAACGGCTGCTGTTGCTGGTCACCGCTCTGACCGAGACGACCGTCACCCTCGACGGCAATCACCCGCTGGCGGGCAAGGATCTGCACTTCGACATCGAGCTGCTGGCGGTCGACAAGAAGCCGCCGGTCTGAGCTGACAGGTGGCGACCACCCTGCTCGAAGAGGTGCGCGCTGCCTGCGCCGAGGTTGCGGGGTCGGCCCGGCAGGTGCGGATCGACGAGGAGGCTATCCCTCGCTATGCGGCTGCCCTCGACCCGTTGCGGCTCGCCTTGCCGGAAATGGACCCCACCTGCCACTACCTGAGGCACGCCGAGGCGACCCTCGCCTTTCTGCTCACCCTCGAGGCAGTCAACTTCGGTTCCGGCTATTTCCCCGCCATCTTCGCCCGTCAGGAACAATCCGGCTTCCTCACCGTCGCCGCCGCCCTCACCGCGCATTTCGAGAGGCATGGCCCGCTTACCGCCGCTGAACTTGCCCGCTTGAACAGCGATGACTGTGCCCGGATCTTCGGTTTTGACCCGGCCAGCCCGGCCGCCGGCGAGCTGCTCGCCGAATTTGCCGCCTCCCTCAGCCAGCTCGGCATTTTCGTCCTGGACGGCTACGGCGGCGATTTCAGCCGCCTGGTGGCGACGGCCGGCGGCTCGGCCGAACGGCTGGTCGGCCTGCTTGCCGCCATCCCCTCCTTCGCCGATATCACCTGCTGGCGGGGGCGGCGGGTCCCCTTCTACAAGCGGGCCCAGCTTGCCGCTGCCGATCTGCATATCGCCTTTGGAGGCGCGGGTGCAGGCAACTTCGCCGACATCGATGCCCTGACGATCTGTGCCGACAACCTGGTGCCGCACGTGCTTCGCTGGGATGGCATACTGCACTATGCCGATGAACTGGCGGCGCGCATCGACGGCGGCGAACTCCTGGCGGCCGGCTCGGAGGAGGAAGTGGAGATCCGCGCCGCCGCCGTCCACGCCGGCGAGCTGCTGGTGGCGGAGCTGCGACTTAGCGGCCGGCCGGTCAACGCCCTGCAGCTCGACAACGCCCTCTGGTACCGCGGCCAGCAGCCCTTCTACCGAATGCGTCCCCGGCACCGGACGCGGACCATTTTCTACTGAGCAGCCAGCCGGTCATGGCGCCCCTGTCGAGACTCTTTTCTGCGCCGGGGAAAGGCTTGACCCAGGATCGGGAATAGCGCAAAATCGAACGTGTTCAGAGGCATGTTTTTACGGAACCAGTGGACTGAGAAAAACTTTACGCAAATCAGCTGGCGAAAGCTAAGGAGACTCACCGATGCAATGGCTCAAATCCCGGCGTCTGCATTATCTGGCCGGGGCAACCGCGATACTGCTGTTCACCCTGGCGCTTCTGCGCCTTATCTTTTTGTTCGGCTTCTCTGGTATCGATCTTCGCACGACCGACAGTGTCGCCTTGTTGAAGACCCTGGGGGTCGGTCTGCGCTTTGACCTGCGGTTGGCTCTGCTGATCGTGCTGCCGATGGCCCTGCTGTGCTATCTGCCGGTCTGGAACATGCTCGGAAGCCGCCTCGTACGCTATCTCGGCAAGGCATACCTGGCCGTATCGCTGCTGGTTGTCGGCCTGATCTATGTCATTGATTTTGGCCATTACAACTATCTGGGCACGCGGATCAATGCCACTGTGCTGCGTTTTGCCGGCGATGCGGACATTTCCACTACCATGCTCTGGCAAAGCTATCCAGTGGTGTGGATCACCCTGGGCTGGTTGGGCGGCTGTGCAGCCGTCCTGCTCGCCCTGGTTTCGCTTGAACGGGTCACGCTTGCTCGCCGAGCGATGCCCATCTCACGGAAGTCCGTGGCCTTCGGCAGTGTCTTGATGGTTGCTCTGCTTTTTTTCGGCGTGATGGGGCGGGTCAGCGATATCAATATCATGAACCCCATTCCCCTGCGCTGGAGCGATGCCTTCTTCTCGGGTGATCGGCAACTGGCCGCAGCGGGTTTGAATCCGGTCATCTTCCTCTACGACACGCTGCTGCTTCCGCAGAAGCCCTACAACCGTGAAAAGGTTGCGGAATATTACGATACGATGGTCGATTACCTGGGCATCGACAAGCCGGACCGGCAGGGGTTGAATTTCGCCCGGCACATCGGCCCTCAGCCTCACCGGCTGCAGCTCGAGCGGCCGCCGAACGTGATTTTCGTCATGCTCGAGTCGCTCGGCGCCAGCCGGGTAGGCGCCTACGGCAACCCCCTGCGGCCGACCCCCAATCTCGATGCGATCGCCGCGGAAGGCTGGTTCTTCCGACATTTCTATGTGCCGGTGGTGAGCACGGCGAAGACGGTGTGGGCCAGCATCACCGGCATTCCTGATGTCTCCCGGGAGGAAACGGCGACGCGAAATCCGCTGATTACCCGTCAGCACACCCTGATCGACGCCTTTGCGGGTTATCGCAAACTGTATATGATCGGCGGCAGCGCCGGCTGGGCCAATATGAGCGCTCTGATCCGCGAGAGCATCGCGGGGATGGAGCTTTACGAGGAAGGCTACTGGCAGTCGCCCACTGTCGATGTGTGGGGCATCTCGGATCTGAATCTGTTCAAGGAGACGGACCGCATACTGCGCGACATTCCGCCGACGGAGCCCTTCTTTGCCTATATCCAGACGGCCGCCAATCATCGGCCCTTTACCATTCCCCGGGACAATGACGATTTCAAGACGGCCGAGTTGCCGCTCGAAGAGGTGCGGAAGTGGGGCTTTCGTTCAGTCGAGCAGTTCAATGCCGTGCGTCTGCTCGACTACAACATCGGTCGATTTCTCCAGATGGCTCGCGAGGGCGGCTATTTCGACAACACCATTTTTGTGTTCTTCGGCGATCACAACAACCGGATCACCACGATTCCCCACATGCCGCCGGCCTTCGAACTGTTCCTGGAAAGCAACCACGTTCCGCACATAATTTATGCACCGGCGCTGCTCGAGCCGCGGGTGATTGACGAAGCGGTCAATCTGGTTGACGTTCTGCCCACCGTCGCCGGTCTGCTGGGGCTGGAATACACCAACCGGACCATGGGGCGCGATCTGCAGCTCTCTTCCCAAGGCCGCGACCGGGTGGTGCCGCTGGTGCTGGTGGAGGGGAGCTTGCCGGTCATTGGAGCGGTGACCAGCGAATACCTGGTCAAAATGAACTTCGACGGCAGCGAGCCTTCTCTGCACGATCTGAAGTCCAACTCGCCTATGGAGGATGTATCCGGACGCCATCCCGAAGAGTTCGAGCGGCTCAGGAAGCTGGCATACGGTGCCTATGAAACCTCGCATTTCTTGCTGTACGACAATGTAAGAAAATGAAGGGTCGCTGAACGGCACTGACGAATTCTTGCAGCAGAGCTCAGGGAGCTGAGAAGGAGTGCCTGGCACCGGGCGCGGGCGCGAAGGAAGGTTCAGAGTGCTCGGGTGCCGGCTGGGGCCCGCAAAACATTAAGAATACATAACCATTCAAAATATAAAAGAAATCTAACTGGACATCGAGTCTCCTCCCCCGCGATAATGCCGACCTGAGAAGTTCCATGGTTCAGCAGGACGGGTGTTTTACCCGCCGGTGGGGAGGCTGTTATGGTACAGAAAATCAAGGTCGCAGTCGGCAAGAGCCCCTTTTCGCTTGTTCTGGCGCTTCTTTTCAGCAGTGCCTTTTTTTCCTCGGGTTTTCGCCCGGAGACGGTCGGCTCTGACCAGATGACCCGGCATCTGCTCCTCTCCGGCGCCATGTTCCTGCTGCAGTTCGTTGCCTTCTACCTGTTCTCCGCCTCGGTGCGCCAGCACCTCGCCGGCGAGCGGAGGAATCTGGACGGCGAACAGGTCAGTGGCCTGCTCCTCTGGTTCTTCATCCTCTATAAGGAAGGGATCAAGACCATCGTCGGGGTCAGCCTGACTCTCGGTTGGCTGGCCGGACTCCTGTTCATCGCCGAGCACTGCCGCGAGCAGTTCATCCTGGTGTCGGCGCTGCTCGGCGTCGCCTTGTCGGCCCTGGCGTTTCTGCCCGCCTTTTTCTTCTCCTCTCTGCTCGATCACATCCGCTATCCCCAGAAGGGCTGATCCCCGGTATCCCTGTGTTGACATCCGGAGCCGGCAGCCTGCTGCCGGCTTTTTTAGGTCTTTTCCCTGCCAGGTCTGTCAGGCACCCCCTTGCTCGCCACGCGTTTCCCCCCTTTACTCCGCCTGACGAACATGGGACAATTCCGGTTGTGGACAGTCATCCCAAACATCCGACAGGGCAGGAGCGCATGAGCAAAGACGACATGGAAAACAACGAGGCTGCCGACGAGGAGAGCTTCGCCGACCTTCTGGCGAAAAGCTTCGTGGAGGCCGGCCGGCTCGAACCGGGGCAGAAGGTCGAGGCGACCGTCCTCAAGATCGGCGGTGAGTGGGTTTTTGTCGATATCGGCCAGAAGGGCGAAGGGGTTGTCGACAAGAAAGAGCTGCTCGATGCCGATGGTCAGCTGAGAGTGGTCGAGGGGGACCGCATCCCGGTTTACTTCCTCTCGTCGCGCGGCGGCGAGATGCGTTTTACCGCCCGCGTCGGCGGCGATGCCGGTTCTGGTCAGCTGGAGGAAGCCTGGCGCGGCGGCATTCCGGTCGATGGGTTGGTGGAGAAGGAGGTCAAGGGGGGCTTCGAGGTAAAGGTCGCCGGCCGCCGCGCCTTCTGCCCCCACTCCCAGATCGCCCTGCGCGGCGGCACTCCAGAGGAGTTCGTTGGCCGACATCTCTCTTTCCGCATTGCCCAGTACGGGGAAGGGGGGCGCAACATCGTGCTCTCCCGTCGGGCTTTGCTCGAGGAAGAGCGTGCCCGGCAGAAGGAGGCACTCAAGGGCACCCTCAGGGAGGGCCAGACGCTGCGTGGCACGGTGACCCGGATCCAGGACTTCGGCGCCTTCATCGACATCGGCGGGATTGAGGGACTGCTCCCCATCTCCGAGGTCGGCTGGGGGCGGGTGGAGGACATCCGCGATCGCCTGCGGGAAGGCCAGGAGGTGGAGGTCGTGCTCAAGGCCATCGACTGGGAGCGCGACCGGTTCACCTTCAGCCTGCGCGAGACCTTGGCCGACCCCTGGCAAGAAGCGGCGCGCAACTACCCCGAAGGCTCCTGTCACCGGGGCAAAGTCTCGCGGCTCGCCCCCTTCGGCGCCTTCGTCACCCTCGAGGAGGGGGTGGACGGGCTGCTCCACATCTCCAGGCTCGGTGCCGGCCGGCGGCTCAGCCACCCTCGCGAGGCGGTGAAGGAGGGGGAGGTGCTGGAGGTGAAAATCGAACAGGTCGACCGGGAAGCCCGGCGCATCTCCCTCTCCCTGGCCGAGGTCAGCCGGGCCCAGGAAGAGGAGGAAAAGACCTTGGCAGATTTCCGCCGCCAGGCCGATTCGGCTCCGCAGGGGATGGGGACGCTGGGTGATCTGCTCAGGGCAAAGCTGGAGCAGAAGGGGAAGAAGCGCTGAGCGGCGCCCGTTTGTCATGAACGACATCGTCTATCAGTACCGGCAACTGCTCGCCGCCGTCGACGCCTGGTTTGCTCGCTGCCAGTCCCTGCCAGGCGGGGGGACGGGGTGTCGGGGCTGTGCCGAATGCTGCCGGGGGCTCTTCGACATCACTCTGCTTGACGCGACCATGCTGCAGCAAGGCTTCGACTGCTTGCCGGAGGAAACCCGCGAGCAGGTGCTGGAGAGGGTGCGACCTATCCTTGACCGCCTGCAGGCTCGGTTCCCGGGATTTACCCAGCCCTATCTCCTCACCGGCCTTCCGGTTGAGCAGTTTCCCCTTTCAGGAGAAGAAGAGACCCCCTGCCCTTTACTGGACGCCGCCGGTCGTTGCCTGCTCTATGAGCATCGGCCCTTGACCTGCCGTCTCTACGGCTTGCCGCACATCGATTTTTCCGGCGAAGTTTTTCTCGACGAGTGGTGCCGCCGCAGCCTGGGCGACTGCGACCCGCTGGCGTTACACGAGCTGCGCTGGGAATTTCGCCGCGCCTTCGCCGAAGAGGGGCGTCTCCTGCGGGAGTTGGCTGTTCGCCTGGGGTTGCCGATCGTCGACGATCTCGACACCTTCATTCCTGCCGCCCTGTTGATCGACTTCGACCGCCTGAAAGCGCAGTAGCGTGGGCCTGGATATTTTCGATTGACAATGTATTTATTGAATATATAAAATACAATATATTCTGGTCGATGGTCGTCCGGATAAAGAAGGGAGTGGGATATGCAGGTTTCCGAACAGGCAAAAGAGAAGCTGCAACAGCTTCTGGACAAGAATCCGGGCAAGTGTCTGCGGGTGGTTTTTGAAGGTTTTGGCTGAGGCGGACCCCGTCTGGGGTTGGCTCTGGATGAGCCAAAGGAATCAGAGACTGTTGAAAAGATTGGCGGGCTGGACTTTGTCGCCGAAGCGCATGTGCGACCCTTTATGGCCGGTCAGAGTATCGAATATATGCGCAACTGGCGAGGCGAAGGTTTCGCCATCCAGCCGGCCGCCGGTGGCTGTTGCTGACGCCTGGAAACAAATAGCTAAACAGCGAAAGGACCCGCAGGCGCAGGTCCTTTTGTTGTTCAGGTCCTCCTTCCCCCTACTCCATTCCCGTCTCGTAGTTGAACTTCGAGGTTCCTGAGACCTCCCGCCCTTGTTTGAGCGCCTCCAGGACGTGCTTTCCACGAGGCGTGAAGGGCCCCACGTGCGAAAGGTCGACAGCGAATGCGCCGCACCCCATTGCTGCCAGTTCGTTCAGGTGCCCGAGGAGGGAGAAGTCGCTATCGGCGGTGAGCACGGTGAGTCCCGAACGTCCATCGACCCGGTAGGCCTCGCCGCGGTCGGAAAGAACGGGGCTGTCGGCCCGCACGCCCCGGATCGGGATGCGCGAGGTGATCAGGGGAACGGGACCATAGACGGTCAGCGCCGTTTCGATACCGGCATCCCGTCGCAGAAGCTCTCCCAGGTTTTCCCGGTCGTCCTCGATGTAGAGGGTCGCCTCGGCGAGGCCCATCTCCCGCCAGCCGAGAAGCGCCTGGCTGTTGAGGGAAAAGAGGCGGTAACCGGCGGACAGGTGCAGGCCGTCGAGTCCGTCGAAGAGGGGGAAATGCCCCAGGTTGTTGAGGCGGAAGCTGCGGAACCCCCGCTCGACCAGCTGCCGAACCGCTTCGCGAAAGTGGCGCCACTGGTCGTCGAAGATAATGAAGGGGAGGTCCCAAAGCACCTGCTCCTCCCGACCGCGCAGGCGGCGGCCGAGGTGGTCGAGGCCCTGGACGTTGGCGGCCGAGAGCGGGACCAGCAGCCGGTCGATGCCCGGGTCGCTGAGGATATGGGCGTCGCGCAGGTCGCGGATCGCCAGGGTGACCTGGCGGCTGGCGGCGGCCCGAACCGGGAGGGCGGGAAGCAGATCAGCCAGGGCCTGACGGCGATGCTCCTCCTGAACAGTCTTCTGTCTAGTCGCCACCGCCTGGGCCAGTGCCCGGTAGAAGTCGCGGCGCACCTCCTTGAGGCGACTGGGGGGAATGACCACCGCCGGCAGCTCGGGAGCCGAAAGCTCCGCCAACTGGAACGGCTCGTCGGCCGTGCGGGCAAAGACCCCCCGCAGGGTTTCGGCGGAGAGCGGCCGATCGCTGGCGGCGAAGGTCTCGACGGGATAACTCCGCTCCAGGCTGATACCGGCGCTTTCGCCGCTGATGACCAGGGTCGCGTTGGCGAGGGCGACCGTCAGGTTGACCGGGGTCGGAATTGCGGCGGCTGTCCCCAGCTTGCGCCGGCAGGCCGCTTCACTCATGGTGAAGGCCTGCTCGGAGGAAACCTTGAAGACGGTGTCGCCGACCCGGAACTGGCCGCGAAAGGGGGAGGGGACGCTCACCTGGGTGCCGCCCTGGGCCACCATGGCCGGGCGGCGACCGAGGAGAATCTCCTTGACGGTAAAGGCGGTGCCGGCCTGATCGCTCTTCGGCTGGACGCGCAGGCGGTCGCCGACGTGCAGGCGGTCGCGGGTCTTGAAGCTGATGGTGCCATCGTGGACGGCCGAGACCTCGCCGAGAAAGCGGCCGGTCGCTCCCTTGAGCGACGGGATGGCAATGTCGGTGGGGACGGTGCCGGGCAGAAAGCCCTTGGTCGGCAGCCGGCCGAAGGAGAGCTTGAGCCGCTCCTTGGCCTCCCGCACCGCCTCGCCGCGCTGCGCCGGCGGGGCGTCGAGGACCTGGCGGTAGGCGCCGACGACGCTCGCCACGTATTCGGCGCTCTTCATCCTGCCTTCGATCTTGAAGCTGGTCACCCCGGCGGCCGTCAGGTCGGGGAGCAGGTCGATCGCCGAGAGGTCGTTGGTCGAGAAGTAGTAGCCGTCCTGCTGCCGGTAACTGTAGCGGCGGCGGCAGGGCTGGGCGCAGCGGCCGCGGTTGCCGC
It contains:
- the serA gene encoding phosphoglycerate dehydrogenase; translation: MKVLVTDEISREGLQPLLEDSRIELDVRLGLPVNELHQLIGGYEAIITRSGTRVDPALLDHSRQLKIIARAGVGIDNVDVEYASNKGIIVVNAPFGNVNSAAEHTMSLLLSLCRNVTVANQSLKSGEWKRAPFTGYELKGKTIGVIGIGKVGGRVALRCKAFEAEVIACDPYVSEKRADDLGVRLVPLEDIVRYADIITVHTPLNEETEGMITAEHFGRMKDGVIIVNCARGGIIDEAAMLAALESGKAAGAAFDVWSEEPPQTEVLKKLIAHPRMVVTPHLGANTFEAQKNVAIDVSREIINYLDGRPLENAVNIPRFDPDLMEHMKPFLGLVGRAGEFVSQLAPPNPKKVVFAYNGKLARYDCAPLTVCGLAALLGRHTAQEVNMVNARLVAKSMGIAVEEVRTTESESFSNLVTLTIESPEGNRTIAATLFEGIPKIVKLRDFLTDFTPEEHMLVITYADKPGLIGKIGTILGEAGINIGSMNLGRRAKAGEAMVVLSLDTPADEATIQKLAAAVEAHFIKAVLMKV
- a CDS encoding ATP-binding protein; the encoded protein is MPLDPDLVERLRRVLAAVEPMLPKPVAEIDWNRCIAANWRRHSLAGYLEPAPNLDPIVLDDLLGIDEQKRAVVENTRQFLKGYPANNTLLWGSRGTGKSSLIRALLNTYAPQGLRVIQIDKDDLPFLPDIFSRIQDQPFRFILFCDDLSFEPGEKSYKILKSALDGSVYAAPENSLIYVTSNRRHLLPEYPTDNLGSKLVNNEIHHGEGVEEKISLSDRFGLWVSFRVFSQEQYLRVVRQCIDNLAAQNGSTLAWAADTEEAAIAWSHEKSKRCGRTAFQFAKRWVGRSLLVGTAD
- a CDS encoding cytochrome P460 family protein, producing the protein MTRQSLQCKLFTLSAILVVVLGMAAGPAAAAEKEMMDIIKDVAKEKGVLGVASFDAQGNLALPEGYRQWVFVGAPVTPNDMNGGKAAFPEFHHVYIDPGSFKQYQETGKFRDGTVIVKELVSVGAKMGASGNGYFPGEFIGLAVSVKNSVRFANEPGNWGYFSFDAADGKSLLPTAKVQPTEACSPCHQKSAAQDLIFTQYYPVLRTAKPK
- a CDS encoding peptidylprolyl isomerase, which encodes MIRADQGDIVKVHYTGRLADGTVFDASPADRPLHFIIGKEEVIPGFEAAVTGMYLGEKKSVTIPAEQAYGPHHERHVDTVERSRLPAGLELQVGRQLEITCADDERLLLLVTALTETTVTLDGNHPLAGKDLHFDIELLAVDKKPPV
- a CDS encoding queuosine salvage family protein: MATTLLEEVRAACAEVAGSARQVRIDEEAIPRYAAALDPLRLALPEMDPTCHYLRHAEATLAFLLTLEAVNFGSGYFPAIFARQEQSGFLTVAAALTAHFERHGPLTAAELARLNSDDCARIFGFDPASPAAGELLAEFAASLSQLGIFVLDGYGGDFSRLVATAGGSAERLVGLLAAIPSFADITCWRGRRVPFYKRAQLAAADLHIAFGGAGAGNFADIDALTICADNLVPHVLRWDGILHYADELAARIDGGELLAAGSEEEVEIRAAAVHAGELLVAELRLSGRPVNALQLDNALWYRGQQPFYRMRPRHRTRTIFY